The genomic DNA ATCATCGGCCAAATAATATCGCTGTAAACTCCGATAATCGAGGCGTTATTATTATGTAAAACATCCTCTATGACTTGGCGGCAAATGTGTCTGTCGCCTATAAGTAACGCTTCCATATAACGTTGCATGTAAGTCTCTTTGTTCATTTTATATTCTCCGTAAAATAAAATATTTAACCATTGTTTACCAGTATCTTCAGAAATCCGTTTCTATTTCCCCTATCTTAATGTTAATTTGTTAAGATAGTTAAGATATACTATCTATCGGAGCGTCGTTTCTTAAAACTTTAGTTAAAATAGGTAAATTTGTGAAAAGTGGTAAAATTTTTTATTCCCCACCCCAGGAAAGGGGACATTCTACTTTATTTAGTATAGTAATAAAGTAGAATGTCCCCTTTTTTTCTGTAAATCCTTGTTTATTAAAAGTTGCAAATAACTGGTATTGTGGTATATCTTATATACTTTCAGATGAGAGACTACCTGCGGTGAAAATCAATCTAATCATATAACATTTTAGGAGGATGGATTATGTGGCGCACAATATCTTTATTTTCAATTCTTGTTTTCTGTATTTCCCCAGTATTCGCAGCGTGGAACATTGATGTCATCGACGGCGGCGGTGAACATTCCAAACTCGCTGTCATCAACGGTCAGCCGGCAATATCATATCAGGGCGATGACGACGGTGAACTCAAATACGCCCGCTACAACGGCAGCAGTTGGAATATTGAAATTGTCGATGACAATAACATTTGGGCTCAAAGCACATCGCCGGCTGCGCTTGCCAACGGCAATCCTGCAATCTCATACTGGGAATATATGGAGGATAATTTAAAATATGCCTGGTACGACGGTGCGGCGTGGCACAACGAAATTCTGGAAAGCACTGGCGTAACCGGCAGATATACTTCGCTTGCGATTATCGGCGGACAACCTGCGATAAGTTATTACAACAGCACGACTCGAGAACTCAAATACGCAAGATTCGATGGAAGCGCGTGGCAATTCACAACTATCGCAACCAACGTATATAATTTGAATACAAGTATGCTCGCTCTGCCCGATGGAAATCCGGCGATTGCGTATTATGATAATTACACATTAAGATATGCCTGGTTCAACGGAACTATCTGGCAGACAAGACTCGTGGACTCATCCGCAGCGGTAGTCGGACAATACGCAAGTTTGGCGATTCTGCCTTCTGGACGGCCGGCGATTTCATATTATGACCTGGCCTACAAGCGTTTGAAATATGCCGCTCTGAACGAGACGGATGCGTGGGATATACAAGTCGTCGATGACGGAACGTACAGCCTGAACGACTTCGGCAAATACAGCAGTCTTGCGATACTGCCGAACGGCAATCCAGCGATTTCATATTATGATGGTTACAACGAAAGTCTTAAACTTGCAATCTATGATAACGGAACATGGAAAACTATGGACGTTGACGGCTATTACGGCAGTCAGGCCGGAATGTTTTCTTCGCTTGCGGTTATGCCGGATAATACGCTGGGCATAAGTTATCATATGGGAGACAATTATGTTTTGAAATTCGCGCAGACAGATACGCCAATGTTATCGGCATTATTAAATATAGATTATGTCGCGACCGCGTGGACAAATAGACTCGGCGAAGATGTCGGCGTGAACGAATCGGCATACATCAACGAAACATACTGTTCCGGTGGCGGCGAAACTAAAAACGGCAATAAGGGCGTTTATTCAAATGTATCGCTGACAGCGGCCGAGATGCCGGGGATTTATCAGGGCGTAATCAGCGTTAGCGGTCAAATTTGCGATACTGAAATATGCGTTGAAGTTAACGAAGTAACGTGGGATTGCGACCAGTGGCAGCATATATACGAAGAGCCGGGCGATGCCAACGGCAAATTGGAAATGCACATCGAAATCAATCCTTCGCCTGCAAAACCGATTGGTTCAGCATCTTATGTTCATATAGCTGCGGTGCTCGGCGGTACGGATTTGGGCGCATCGGAATTGGCGTATGTTAAAGTTTATCGCAACGGCACGCTGGTATCTGACGGCATCGGCAATATGTATATTCGCGCGATGGCGGGCGATTATCTTGATATTGACGCTTATTTGTTAGTGGTCAGCGATGGGTATTACGCACGACAGCTTAACGTTGATGTTCAGGTTCTCAACGAAAAATGGGCGGATATTTGCGGAGATTCATTTGCGCAGTCGCCTGACGGTGATGTCGATTTCTTCGACTTCGCGGCTTTGGCGGCAAGATGGCTCGACACCTGTACGGGACCTGATTTCTGCGGCGGAACGGATTTGAATAACGATACTGTCGTGGATATTTTCGACCTTGCGATTTTCGCCGAAGACTGGCTGGCGGGTTTTGTTCATCATCCGTTCGGATGGTCAAAATTCTACGAAGAAACATTAGACACAAATCCGGGCTGGACAACAGAAGGATTGTGGGAATGGGGACAGCCAACGGGCAGCGGCGGCAGTGAAGCAGGCGTACCAGACCCGACAGCGGGATTTACCGGCGACAACGTTTATGGATATAATCTCGACGGCGATTACACAAACAGTTTGGCGGAAACAAATCTGACCAGCACCGCTATCGATTGCAGCGGATGGTACAATGTGCAGCTTACGTTCCGGCGGTGGCTGGGAGTCGAGTCAAATTCTTACGACCACGCAACTGTTCAGGTCAGCAGCGACGGCACCGAATGGACGACTGTATGGCAAAATCCGAATGATGAAACCGCTGATTCAGAATGGAAGAAAATTGAAATTGATATTTCCGCTGTCGCTGATAATCAGCCGACTGTTTATTTGAGATGGCAGATGGGCACAACCGATGACAACAGCGTGTATTGCGGCTGGAATATCGATGATATCCAACTATACGGTAATCCGTAGAATTGAAAAATGAAGATAGAAGATTGAAGATTTATTTAATTTTAAATTATTAATGTTTAATTTTTAATTAAAAATTTAAAATTCAAAATTAAGAATTCAGCCAATCTAAAATCTTCAATATTCCTTCTTCAATAATTTTAGTTATCGCGTGTTCTTATCGCGATGTTTGTTCGCAGCCAGACGTCGCAGGTGTGAATCGCCAATAAAATATATTCGCGGCGTGATGTGCCGAACTGTTCGAGCCTCTTGCTCAACTCCATAAAGACCGGTCTGAAATTTTTGTCGATAGAATCTTTCTGCAGCGCTTCAAAAATCGGCCACATCAGCTCATCGCTCAAACTCGGTTTTTCAGCGGCAAAGCAGTCCGCACAAATCGTTACCAGTTCGAGCAAATCCTCGCTCAAATCTAATTTCTGCATAGGCTTTTTCATCTTCGTCATAGCTTCATATACGGTTGTTGACCAGTCGCTTTGAGCGTTGCGGTATAATTTTATGTACGTCCGCTCGCTGCCGATGATTTTCGCGACGGCAAGCGCCAGTTCGCCTCTGAATGTCTCATTTTTCGCTTCACTCAACAACGTAAGGACATCCTGCAGAGCAGGCATATATTTCAAAGTGCCAAGCGCCGAAGCATACGCAGTCTTGAGTGCATGGTCTGATTCTGTTTTCAAAAGCTCGTGCAGATGCGGCGCGATTTCCTTATCGTCAAGACCTGCAAGCGCGCGTGCGCTTCTTGCTCGCAAAATTCTGTACGGTGCTTCCAACTGATTTCGCAATGCGGGTATTGCCTCTTTGTCGCCGATTTGACCAAGCGCCCACGAAGCCGTTGCGCTCAATTCTATATCAAAGCCATTGAGCACATCAGTCAGTGCCATAACCGTTCTATGGCTCGGCTTTCTTGATGCCATCGCGACAATCGCTTCGTATCGCACATCGAAGCTGGGGTCTTTAATCGCTTCGATAAGTTCGTCAGCGTTGAAGGGACTATCCAATCTGCCGAGGTCGCGGGTTGTTTCGATGCGTTCCTGCTCTTCGCCCGCCCAGCGGTAACGCATAATTGAACTCAACGAACCAAACAAACCAAACGGCACACTTTCGAATAACTGGCCGACAAAAGTTTTTGCGGTTGTTTCACTGTCTTGTTTTATTTTGCTGATAACATAAATCGCGATGGCAGGCATTATTATGTGAGCTGCAAATATCGGCAAAAATGAATTTACCTTTATGTGCAGCAGCGAAATGTTCGAGGCATCGAGTCCGTGGAAAAATTTCAGAGCCAAGCCGACAGCCAAAGGTCCCATTCCCGCGAAGAAACCTGTCCATGCGAACCAAACGGAATGATAGGAAGTTTTTTTGTCCGGCGGGAAAATCGTCAGGAATAAATATCTGTCGATGCCAATTAAATACGCGACGCAAAGAATGCCGCCGATAAATGAGACGACGACAGCGGAATAAAAACTCGCATTGCCTGCGTTGCGCGGAATCGCGTACCAGAGGAACGGCATTAAAATATGGAACATCACACCTGTAACGAAAACTGGTTTTCCGCCGAAGCGGTCTGCCGCCCAGCCCCAAAAGTAAACGGCGATAAGAGTTCCGGCGGTAGTCCACATGGTCAGATAAATAACATCGCCGGCGTCAATGCCGATGATGTCCTTCATATAAAGCGGAATGAAAGACGCGACACCTTGAACAATGAAAATAAAAATCGCGATGCCCCAAAGCAGACCGACGAAATCTTTGTCTTTAAAGGCTTTGAGCATATTCAGGAAATGTTCTTTGCTGTGGCCTTTTCTTTTTATGCTGCCGCCGCCGGGGAAAAAGCCGTGGCAGATGACTGAAAGAATACCAATAATTGAGCCGGTACCGATAAGAAACATAAAACCTGACAGATTGTCAGACCGTTTTATCCAAAAGCCGGCAAAACAGGTAGCTGTCAGAACGACAAGGCTGCAAAGGAAAGTATTGAGTGCTATGATTTTGCTGCGGATGTTTGTTGGCAGAATTTCCTGACTCCATGGGCCCGCAGCGGTCAGGCCGGCAACTAGCGCAAATGAAAACACCAGCATTACAAAGGCAACCCATAAAAACGCGCCGCTTGTACCGTGGACGGCTGCAACCGTAGGTGTGAAGAGCAGTCCCAACAAAATAGTAGTTCGCATTCCGAAAAAGATAATGCACGAAAGTTTGTAGCCAATTCGCTCAATCATCGGCACAACAAAAATTGCCAATACCTGGAAAAACAGCGGCAAAGCTAATAAGAAACCGATTTGTCCCCTGCCGAACTGCAGCGCATCCAGAAAAAGGACGAGTACAGGGCCAAAAACGAATGAAATCCTGACATTGTCCAGCATACCGGCTGCCAGCCACCAGGGGAGGCTTCTTTTTCTCTCCGCATTTGTCGGAATCGCAGTCATTTAGTACTTATATTGTCCTTATTTCAACAAAAATAGTATAATATATGTATTATAACAGACAATCGTAAAATAGCACCAAAACACTTTAATAAGTATTAAGGGTTGACAACGTCCCAGAAAAAGAATAATAATAGGATGTAAATTAAGGTAATTCGTGTGTATAATGATGGAACAATGAAACATATTTTTTTTAAGGAGATCGGTAATGTTACGCAAAATTCTATTAGTCCTCGTTTTTGTCAGTATGATAGCAATCGTTGGCTGCAAGAAAGAAGAACCGGCACCAACACCAACATCAATAACCGAACAGGCCAACCAGGCCGCTGATCAGGCCGCAAAAGATGCCGACGCAGCAAAAGAAGATGCCGGCAAAGAGTTGGAAAAAGCTGGAAAAGAACTCCAGAAATAACGCATAAAGCAGTCAAAAGGGCAGGCAAAACCTGCCCTTTTCTTTTTCACCAATAGTTGTTTAAATGTTTAAGCAATTCTGTTATAATCCCCATCTTAAAATTAAAAGTCAAAGTTTAAATATCAAAATTGTTGATTCGGCACGAAGGCCGAGGTTAGTCGATTAAAATACAATGGCATTACCAGTAGTAGCAATAGTAGGCAGGCCGAATGTCGGCAAAAGTTCGCTTTTTAACGCAATGGCGGGCGAAATGATAAGTATCGTTGAGCCGACAGCGGGCGTTACTCGCGACCGTGTAAGCGCAATTATCGAACGAAATGACCGTTTTTTCGAGCTAATCGATACCGGCGGGTATGGTATTGTCGATTCCGACGCACTTAAAGACCATATCGAAAATCAGATTTATCAGGCTATCGAAATGGCTTCGCTTGTACTTTTTGTCGTAGATATTCGAGACGGCCTTGTGCCGCTCGATGAGCAGATAGCCAAACTTTTGAGAAAGAATAATCTTAACGTGATGCTTGTCGCCAACAAGGCTGATGAAGCGCCAATGTTTCCGCGCGCGGCTGATTTCGGCAAACTCGGATTTGGCGACGCGATGTGCGTTTCGGCGGCAAATAGTCTCAACAGCCAGATTCTTATCGAGAAAGTTATTGAGTTTCTAAAAGAAAACGCAGAAGAAAGGCCGCAGGATGTCGAAATGCGTCTTGCGATCGTCGGTAAACGCAACGCCGGCAAAAGCACACTGACCAACGCAATCGCAGGAAGCGACCGAGTTATCGTCAGTGAACTTCCCGGTACGACTCGCGACGCGATTGATGTTCGCTTTCAAAAAGATGGAAAAACTTTTATTGTTATCGATACCGCGGGCATTCGCAAAAAAGGCAGCATGGCCGACAGTATAGAATTTTACAGTTTTGTACGAGCACAAAGATCAGTTACCAGAGCCGATGTCGTATTATTCTTAATCGACGCATCCGAACCGCTTTCGCAGGTTGACAAAAAATTAAGCGGGTTTATCGCTGATGAATTCAAGGCCTGTATTCTCGTGGTCAACAAGTGGGACCTTGCCAAGGCCAAAGCGTCAACTGACGATTACACCGAATACCTGGGCAAAATGCTGCCGCAGTTGAGTTACGCTCCGATAGCGTTTACAACCGCAAGCGAAGGCAGAAATATTCAGGCTGTCATCGATTTGGCGCAGGAACTTTTCAAACAGGCGGTAACGAAAGTATCAACTCCGAGATTAAACAAGGCGATTGAAGTGATTACCGAGCAGCGAATGGGCGGCAAATCAAAGGGCGGAAGTCTGCCAAAAATTTATTACGCGACACAGGTTTCTGTAAATCCTATCACGATTATTTTATTCGTAAACAAAATAGAATTATTCGACGAGAATTTCAGAAGATTTTTAATAGGAAGACTCCGCGACTATCTGGGTTTTGCGGAAGTGCCAATCAGACTGCTTGTAAGACCGAGAAGCAGAAAAGACTATAAGGATTAATAATAATTTCAGTTAATAAGAGCCGAGAGTACCTGACGCACAGAGCGGCACAACAGGATAGATTCCCGCCTTCGCGGGAGTGACAAGTGGGCGCAGGAACGACACTACTCGGCGGCTTTTTCCTGCGTGTAATTAATCGCGCGAATTGGATATGGAATTGTAATTCCTTCCTGTGCGTAACGCTTTTGCAGTCTCTTTATAAATTCGTGCTTAATCAAATACTGGTCTGTAAATTCCTTCGCCCGCAGAATGACGGAAAAGTTAATGCTCGAATCGGCGAAAGTATGAAATCTTATGAACGGCTCAAACTCCGGAACACCGCCGGTTACATTCTTCATCACTTCGCGTCCGACTTCGCAGGTAACTTTTTCCACCTTTTCCAAATCGCTGCCATAATGCACACCAACCTGCATCAAAACAGACATTTCTTTTTCAGGCAGATAATAATTTATGCAGATTGCTTTGGTTAATTTTTCGTTCGGTATCAATATGATGTTGTTCGGCAACGCCTTGATTTTAGTCGTTCGCCAGGTTATGTCGACAATATATCCTTCTTCGCCGGTATCTAATTTGACGTAATCGCCAATTCTCAACTGCCTGCTTATAGTAATATAAAATCCCGCGAAGACATTGCTCAACGTATCCTGCAGCGCAAGCGCGACTGCCAGGCCGCCGACACCCAACGTCGCCAGTATTGGAGATATCGGTATGCCAAGCGTGTTTAGAATAATTAAAATGCCAATGCCAAATATCACTATCCTTGCGATGTTCTGCGTGAGCGAAGTCATAGGCATAACGCCTTCTATCGCAGCCGAATGCCTGGCAATAAACGCCGTCGAAATATTTACGGCAACAAGAGTAAGCGAAAACAAACCAAGCGTAAGCAGAGTTTTTCCCGCAATCTCAACTATGTTCTGCGGCAATTTTGATATTTCCAGCGCAAGATAAATGCCGAGCATCAGAAACCATACCAACATCGGGGATTTGATGATATGTATTATACGTTTGCCAATGCCAAATTTACTGTCCGGCCATTTGGCTATTCTCGAAAATATGATTGCTCGAACAATATAACCGACAAGTAAAACAACCACGACAACTGCTGAGGGAATTATCGCTTCTTTGAAATGCAGAATGATTTTTTCTGGCTCCATAACGATATATTCCTTTAATTACGGGTTGAAAATAAGAGTTGGCTGATTAACATCGGCGGCAACAGGTACAAGTTTGAATTTGGCTTCAGCAGGCTCGCCCTTGAGACGTATTTTGTCGTCGCGTACATATTGCACAGGGAAATTATAAATGAGCTGCCGGGTAACTTCCGGTTTGCCGATGTCGTCATCCTGAATACTCAAAAGCACTTCGAATTGGGTTAGTTCATAAGCGTCCCTGGCCTCGGGAGTCGCAAGTATCGTAATGCTTCCGACTTCAGGCCGTTTAATAAACTCAACTTCGTATCTGCCGGCAAGATTCGCACTGAATATAAAGCCGAGCGTTCCGTTAATCGCATAAGGCTTCATATCTTCGCTGACGGCAGGTAATTCAATTTTGATATTGGCGTCTGAAAACCGTACCTCGGTTTTTGTCAGTTCGATATACGGATTTTTCGTGACCGGTGCGCCTCTGGCCTGTTTACGCTCGGCAATTGAGGCCAGTTTAACCTTGGCCTCTGTAACGGTATCCGGCGCATATATGGTAATAATATCAGGCATCATTTTCGCACCCGGAATTTCATTGTCGGCTTCGTCAACGCATTTAATTGGAAGCGTTTTTTCCGCAAGCGCCACAACTTTTATATTCTGCAGTTTGTCCGGCTTTGCGAATTTAACCTGCAAACCGTAATCGCGTATCTTGTCGCTTTCGGTAAGGAATTTTCTGACGTCCGTCAAACTATAATCGCCGGGAGTCGCCATATTTTCCTTAACGGGGTCGAATACGACATCCATTTTTTCGTCGCCTGCCTGGATTTTTTTGTTCAGGTCGTTAATCTTGACAACGGGTCCTCGCAAATCGACTTTTATAATCGCTTCCGGTTTGCCTTCAATTGTAATCCAACGCTTTGGGTCGGCCTTGCTGGCGACAATCGTCATACTCTGGTCTGTCAGGTCTTTGTCCAGAGACAAGTCTGCCCATACCCAGATAAGACAGGTTATAAAAATTACCAACGCAGCTTTTTTTATCTTCGCTAACATTTTTCTTTTTTGTTTTCTTCTTTATGTTTTTTTAATCTCGCGGCAATGCCTGCTGCGTCCACGATAATGTTCGTCAGCCTCTTTCGGAGTTCTTCTTCGGTAATGTGTCGGTCTAAATTCCCCTCCTCGGCAATACTGACTATTCCGGTTTCTTCGCTAACGACAATCGCGAAAGCATCGCTGCCTGTTGTGATGCCGATAGCGGCTCTGTGTCTTGAGCCGAGTACGCCTTTGACTGTTCCGATTTCAGCAAGCGGCAGTTGCACCCTTGCGGCGGCGATTCTGTCGCCGTGAATTATCACAGCCAAATCGTGCAGCGCACCGCCGGGATAAAAAATAGATTCGAGCAGCG from Planctomycetaceae bacterium includes the following:
- a CDS encoding MFS transporter; this translates as MTAIPTNAERKRSLPWWLAAGMLDNVRISFVFGPVLVLFLDALQFGRGQIGFLLALPLFFQVLAIFVVPMIERIGYKLSCIIFFGMRTTILLGLLFTPTVAAVHGTSGAFLWVAFVMLVFSFALVAGLTAAGPWSQEILPTNIRSKIIALNTFLCSLVVLTATCFAGFWIKRSDNLSGFMFLIGTGSIIGILSVICHGFFPGGGSIKRKGHSKEHFLNMLKAFKDKDFVGLLWGIAIFIFIVQGVASFIPLYMKDIIGIDAGDVIYLTMWTTAGTLIAVYFWGWAADRFGGKPVFVTGVMFHILMPFLWYAIPRNAGNASFYSAVVVSFIGGILCVAYLIGIDRYLFLTIFPPDKKTSYHSVWFAWTGFFAGMGPLAVGLALKFFHGLDASNISLLHIKVNSFLPIFAAHIIMPAIAIYVISKIKQDSETTAKTFVGQLFESVPFGLFGSLSSIMRYRWAGEEQERIETTRDLGRLDSPFNADELIEAIKDPSFDVRYEAIVAMASRKPSHRTVMALTDVLNGFDIELSATASWALGQIGDKEAIPALRNQLEAPYRILRARSARALAGLDDKEIAPHLHELLKTESDHALKTAYASALGTLKYMPALQDVLTLLSEAKNETFRGELALAVAKIIGSERTYIKLYRNAQSDWSTTVYEAMTKMKKPMQKLDLSEDLLELVTICADCFAAEKPSLSDELMWPIFEALQKDSIDKNFRPVFMELSKRLEQFGTSRREYILLAIHTCDVWLRTNIAIRTRDN
- the der gene encoding ribosome biogenesis GTPase Der; its protein translation is MALPVVAIVGRPNVGKSSLFNAMAGEMISIVEPTAGVTRDRVSAIIERNDRFFELIDTGGYGIVDSDALKDHIENQIYQAIEMASLVLFVVDIRDGLVPLDEQIAKLLRKNNLNVMLVANKADEAPMFPRAADFGKLGFGDAMCVSAANSLNSQILIEKVIEFLKENAEERPQDVEMRLAIVGKRNAGKSTLTNAIAGSDRVIVSELPGTTRDAIDVRFQKDGKTFIVIDTAGIRKKGSMADSIEFYSFVRAQRSVTRADVVLFLIDASEPLSQVDKKLSGFIADEFKACILVVNKWDLAKAKASTDDYTEYLGKMLPQLSYAPIAFTTASEGRNIQAVIDLAQELFKQAVTKVSTPRLNKAIEVITEQRMGGKSKGGSLPKIYYATQVSVNPITIILFVNKIELFDENFRRFLIGRLRDYLGFAEVPIRLLVRPRSRKDYKD
- a CDS encoding mechanosensitive ion channel family protein; its protein translation is MEPEKIILHFKEAIIPSAVVVVVLLVGYIVRAIIFSRIAKWPDSKFGIGKRIIHIIKSPMLVWFLMLGIYLALEISKLPQNIVEIAGKTLLTLGLFSLTLVAVNISTAFIARHSAAIEGVMPMTSLTQNIARIVIFGIGILIILNTLGIPISPILATLGVGGLAVALALQDTLSNVFAGFYITISRQLRIGDYVKLDTGEEGYIVDITWRTTKIKALPNNIILIPNEKLTKAICINYYLPEKEMSVLMQVGVHYGSDLEKVEKVTCEVGREVMKNVTGGVPEFEPFIRFHTFADSSINFSVILRAKEFTDQYLIKHEFIKRLQKRYAQEGITIPYPIRAINYTQEKAAE